The following nucleotide sequence is from Armatimonadota bacterium.
TCACCCCATCTACGCCGGCGTCGTCCTGGTCTTCGGCGGACTGGCGGTGCTGCGTCCGACGGCACCGGTGCTCGTGGCGTCTTGTGTCGGGATCGGCTGGGCCCTCGTCCAGGCCCGCCTGGAAGAACTGGACCTGGTAAAACGGCTGCCGGCGTACCGCGAGTACATGCGGCAGGTGCCCCGCTTCTTCCCTCGCTTCAGATGAAGCGTTCTGTCTGCGCGGTGGGAAGCCTCTGCCGCACGCTCCGGACCTTCGCAGCCGTGATACAGGTACTGCTGGCGTGGCAGCGGGTGGAGGCAGCAGTCCTGCCGACCGTCGACGGCCGCATCGCGGAAGGAGAATATGCCAGCCATTACCTGGCCCCGGGTATCGGCATGGAGGTGCACTGGACCGTCGAGGGCGACTTCATCTCCTTCGGCCTCCGGGCTCCTGCTCGGGGCTGGGTGGCCATCGGGTGGGATCCCACCGGGCCGATCATGGAAGGGGAGGACATCATCCTCGGATACATCCGCGGCAAAGAGTTGTTCCTGCAAGACTACTACGCCAGCAGTTCGGTGACACACGCCAACGACGTGAGCCTGGGCGGTCGGGATGACGTGCTGGAGTCTTCGGGGTCGGAAGACGAGCGGTACACGACCATCGAGTTCCGCCGTCGCCTGGACACCGGAGATCGGTTCGACAGGCCCATCACGCCCGGACCCCACACCGTACAGCTCGCCTACGCGCCCGGCGATGACTTCGTCACCTACCATGGGGAGAAACGGACCGTCGTCACCATCGACTTCTTCGCCGGCGGCGCGCAGGAGGCCGGACTCTTCGCCCGGCCGCGGTCACTGGGCGGCGGCCGCGGTCCCCTGGTGCCCTGGCTGCGGACCCTGGCCGCCGGCGCCATCGCCATCATCAGCGTCACCGTGGCCTACCTCCTCTGGCCGCGGCCGATGCGCGGAGGCTGAGCGCCATGCAGCCGATGCCGGGTGAGACCGGTCGGGTCGCCTGGCACGTGATCACCGCGGAACTGCATACCGGGATGCTCACGCTGGCTTTCGCCAGCCTCGCCATCCGTATGGCGGGTGTGTGGGTGCGGGCGGAGAACGGGCTATGGCGGGGGCTGGTCCGGCTGGCCGAGCCCACGGCGTTCCTGGCCGCTGCCGCCGGCTTGCTGGCCCTGATAGCCAGCATCGTCACCGGGATGCTCTACACCTGGCCGGCGGAGGTCTTGCTGACGTCTTCGATTGTGCTCAACAAGATGGCGCTGACGGTCTTCTCCGCGACATTCTGGATTCTCGCCGTGCTGGTCCGTGCCGTGTACGGACCGCGGCTGTGGGGCCGGGCCCGGCTGCGGGGGCTCTACTTCGCGCTGGGCGCCGGCGGCTTCCTCAGCCTGATGCTGGTTGAGTCGACCGGCGGGCACCTGGCGGGGAAGCGCAGCATGCTGGATGGGATCCTGCATGGCCTCGGCATCAACACGCACATCCTCTTTGCTCTCTCCCCTCCTGCCGCCTATCTCATCGTAGTTCTTGCCCTGCTCCTTGTCGTCGCGGCGGGAGTGCGGCGGGCCCTCTGGCGCCGCGGTCTGGTGCGGCGCGTTGAGCCGCTGGAGGAGACCACAGCGTGAGGATGCCCTGCGTGGGGTGATTCTGGTGCCACTGGGGGAGAGGTGATGGTGAACACGGCTGTTGGGCTGGCGGAGGAGCACATCGCCGACGCCGCCCGGGCGCTGCTGGATCGCGGACAGTTCAGGCTCCAGCACCGGCCCGGGCTCGCCTGCCGCGTCCGCCTGGCATCCTTCACCGGCCGCGTGGACCCGGCGCACCGGCCGGACGGGCTGACCATCACCCTGGGGCACATGCTCCACTTCATCCAGGAGCGCCTGGCCGCATACCGCTCCGTGCTGCACAGCGCTCATTTCGGCGCCCACTGCTCGACCTCCTCAAACTGATGGAGAAGCTGGAGGTCGAGCTGGCCTTCGGTGGGTAGCGGGCCGGGCCGCGGCGTGGCTATCGTCGTGGCCGGAGTCGTCCTGCTGCTTGTGGCGGTGCGTATGGCTCCCGCCTTCTTCAACGAGCGGCCGGCGGGCGAGATCGGGCACGCCCACGGTCTTGCCGTCGACCCGACGGTTCGAGACGTACTCTGGATTGGCGGACACAGCGGTCTGGTCAAGGTGACGGCGGGCAGAGTCTGGCGGCAGATCGGTCGTCAGCGATACGACATGATGGGGTTCGTGATGTCACCCGCCGGCG
It contains:
- a CDS encoding DOMON domain-containing protein; protein product: MIQVLLAWQRVEAAVLPTVDGRIAEGEYASHYLAPGIGMEVHWTVEGDFISFGLRAPARGWVAIGWDPTGPIMEGEDIILGYIRGKELFLQDYYASSSVTHANDVSLGGRDDVLESSGSEDERYTTIEFRRRLDTGDRFDRPITPGPHTVQLAYAPGDDFVTYHGEKRTVVTIDFFAGGAQEAGLFARPRSLGGGRGPLVPWLRTLAAGAIAIISVTVAYLLWPRPMRGG